AGAGTGGGGTTGGATGTCGGTGGCTAAGATGCTGGAGGTGATGGTGGCTGAGGCGACGATGCCTCCCTACTTCTTTACCTTGGGGGAAATTGGACGCCGGGGGGCGCTGGATATTCCACCGCGGGCTGCCCTGATTCGGGGACTATGCGATCGCACCTTTCGGGCCACGGTCACCCATCTCGATCCCAATGCCATCAAAACCGATGCTTCCCTGGCTGACTGTATTGCCATTGCCCGAACCTGTCGCACCACCTGAGGCAGATTACACTGGGGGCGGCGACAGCCTAATGTGTATAACGGTAGCCTGATGAAACTGCCTAACTTCTTGATTATTGGCGTGCAGAAAGCTGGAACCAGCTCGGTTTATCACTACTTAAAAGGGCATCCCCAAGTTTATATGAGCCCGATCAAGGAACCCAATTTCTTGATGAGAGATTGGCAATCTGACCCAACTACTCGAGTCCAAAGAAATAAAGGTAAGATTCGGACGCTGGAAGCCTATTGCCAGCTTTTTCAAGCCAGCCAAGATGAGGTTGCCATTGGAGAGGCCTCTCCGAATTATCTGTTTCACTATCAGTCTGCAGCCGATCAGATTCAGAAATATGTTCCTCAGGCGAAGTTGATCTGTATTTTACGAAATCCTGTCGATCGTGCTTATTCTGATTACCTGATGCATCTGCGTGATGCTATCCACGATAAACCCCGTAGCTTATCAGAGCAAATTCGGTATCGTGCTCAACAGTCATTCATTATTCGTAAAGGCTTCTACTATGCCCCACTAAAACACTTTTATACTATTTTTGGGCGGGAGCAGTTGCGAGTTTACTTATATGACGATCTCTGCGAATCTGCCGTTGACTTCATGCAGGAGATTTATCGATTTCTGGAGGTGGACAGCAGCTTTCGGCCAGATGTATCTCGTAAGGCTCAGGTGGCTCAGGTCCCTCAGAATCAGTGGCTCAATAAGCTACTGCGTAGGGAAAATAGAGCCAGACGGGTGGCCGCTACGATACTTAGACCATTGATGTCGCCCCAGGCTAGACATCGACTCCGGGCTCAACTGCTGAATCTGAATTCCAAGGATAAATCCCAGGAGCCCCTGCGGCCAGAAGATCGGCAGCAGCTGATTGAACTCTATCGAGAGGATATCTTGAAGCTACAGGACTTGGTTCATCGCGATCTTTCATCCTGGTTAACATAAACCTCGTTCAAATCGATATTTGGAGTTTGATCAGGGAAAATACCGGGTCTCGCGCCCCCTTGCTGGGACTCAATCGACTCCAGTGCTCCTGGGACAAGCTCCACAGGAAGAGCCACCAAGAGTCGTTCATGTCTCTGTTAGCCGATTGGCTGGTCTGAGATACAATCATTAGGCGTTGTTTTAGGAGATCCTCGCTTGCCCACCCTCGGCGTCAACATCGATCATGTTGCCACCCTGCGCCAGGCTCGTCGCACCGTGGAGCCGGATCCAGTCGCTGCCGCTGTCTTGGCTGAGTTAGGAGGGGCCGATGGCATTACGGTCCACCTGCGGGAGGATCGACGGCATATCCAAGAGCGGGACGTGCGCTTACTGCGGCAAACCGTCCGCAGCCATCTCAATCTGGAGATGGCTGCCACCGATGAGATGGTAGCTGTTGCCTTAGATATTCAGCCTGATTACATCACCTTAGTGCCGGAACGACGCCAGGAGGTGACCACGGAGGGAGGGCTAGATGTGGCTGGTCAGCGACAGCGCGTTGGGGAGGTGGTGGCTACCCTGCAAGCAGCCGGGATTCCAGTCAGCCTATTCATCGATGCGGATACCCCCCAGATTAAGGCAGCTGCCGATGTTCAGGCCCAATTCATTGAATTGCATACTGGTGCCTATGCCGAGGCTAAGACAGAGCTAGCCCAGGCCCAGGCCCTTGAGGTGCTACGAAGCGGATGCCATCAAGCCCTGGAGCTGGGATTGCGAGTGAATGCTGGCCATGGACTGACTTACTGGAACACCTACGCGGTGGCATGCCTGGACGGAATTGAGGAACTCAATATCGGCCATACCATCATTAGTCGAGCGGTGTTGGTGGGCTTAGAACGAGCCGTGCAGGATATGAAACAGGTCATCCACGGTAACGGATAACTGGCAGCCAGGGTGGCTCTGATAGACAAGGTCGTGTTCAAGAACAGGAACGGGTTACGGAACCATGCAGACTTACTACTATGCGATCGCAAGTCAGCGCTTTCTGATTGAGGAAGAACCCCTAGACGAGGTGCTGCGGGAGCGTACCCGCCATTACCAGGAGCAGAACCGGCCAATTGATTTCTGGTTAATCAAGCAACCCGCCTTTCTGCAAGCACCAGAGCTGGCAGAGGTGCGAGCCAATTGTCCCCAACCCGCCGCCGCCATCGTCTCCACCAATCAGTCCTTCATTACTTGGTTAAAACTGCGGTTAGAATACGTGGCAGTGGGTAGTTTTGAGGCCCCGTCTGACACCATTCCCGAGCCCCTCGCTTCGCTGGAAGCGGTCTCCTAATACCTAATACCTAATACCTAATGGCAGACATCGCTAATCTGCCTGCCCCCTTACTCCCCGGCTAGGGCCTGGTTGCCAAGGGCAGATCAGCAGACACCACCGCAACTGGTGGTCAGCTCAGACATCTTCATCATCGTCCATCGTCGCATTCCATGGAGAACATTGTGGGTTACGTTTGGCCATCTCTTAGCCTTGGCAGTGCTGCCGTCTTCAGCCTGCTCGGCACCACCGCCCTCGCCGCCGAGTTCCCTCCCTGTCCACCACCGGCCAGTAACGAATACTTGCTGCTGGTGCGAGGCGACTCCGAGGCTGAGCGCGAACAGGTACAAGCAGTACTGCCTCCCAGTAACTCAGCCATGGTCTGCAGCTATCTCAACGATACGGTGGTACGAGCCGGAGGCTTCACCAGTCTTGAAAACGCCAATGCCTGGGCTCAATACATGACCGAAGTCGAGGGCTTGCAGGCCTTCGTTGCTCGCCCGGCCACCGAGCCTGTCTCTACCACGACTCCAGAGCCGGAAGCGACTAGCCCCGATCTTCCCTCGTACCAACCGGAACCTCTGGGCGCAGGCTATGCCATCTTGGTGGATTATGCCAATCAGCCGCAAGTAGCCACTGAGGTGCGATCGCTGTTAGGGCAACCGGTGGGCCTGGTGGTCTATCAGCAACGCCCCTACCTACTGGCTCAGCAGAGCAACGATCCCGAAGCCGCCACCGCCCTCCTACGCCGCCTCAGCGATGCCGGGCTAGCTAGTTTTATCGTCAGTGGTCTCGAGGTCATGGTGCTGACCTCAGAGGTCGCTATTGGCGATTAATGAATGGGGTCTAATGGGGATCGCCTCAATACGCAGGGGATGCTAAACAGGAAACCACGACCCCCAGCATCGAACCTACGATCACCTGAAAGGGGGTGTGCCCCAGTAATTCCTTCAACCGATCTTCGTTGAATTCAGGCTTTTCCTGAAACAGTTCATCGATAATCTGATTCAGCACTCGGGCCTGTTTACCGGCAGCTTGCCGCACTCCGGCAGCATCGTACATGACAATGATGGCAAACACCGAGGTTACGGCAAAGGCCGGGCTCGACCAGCCTAGGGTCTGGCCAATGCCGCAGGCCAGGGCCGTCACTAAGGCCGAATGGGCACTAGGCATGCCGCCGGTTTCGACTAATACGCGCAAGTTGACTTTGCGATGCCGAACAAATTCGATCAGTGCCTTGACCACTTGGGCCAGTAAGCAGGCTACCAACGCCACCAGAAGCACATGATTATTGATGATGTCGCTGAAGTTTTGCATGGTGTCTAGGATATTGACGGAGGCTAATACGTGCGCGTTGTAATGTAGTTAGCAATAGCCTCAAGTGGCTGCCGTAATTCCCCAAAGTTTTGGAGTTCTGCTTTAGCCTCATTTACCAAGCGCTGGGCCTGCTGGCGAGATTCCTCAATGCCCCAGAAGCTAGGATAGGTGGCCTTCTTAGCCCGAAGATCTTTGCCCACCGATTTGCCTAACTCTTCAGCTGTGGCGGTGATGTCTAGCACATCATCTACGATTTGAAAGGCCAACCCGATACGCTGGGCATAGCGTGAAAGATGCTCTATATCAGTATCAGAGGCTCCGGCCAAAATGGCTCCAGAGGTGACGGAAACCCCCAGCAGTGCAGCCGTTTTGTGGGTATGGATAAAGTCTAGGGTGTCCAAGGAAATGTCTGGATCTCCTTCGCTGGCCAAATCAACGTATTGCCCCCCGACTAATCCGGCGGCACCGACGGCCTTGCCAAGGTCACTGACAACCGCCAAGATGCGTTCAGCCGGCACCCCTCTGGTGTGGCAAGCAATATATTCAAAGGCATAGGTCAACAAGGCATCCCCAGCCAAAATTGCCACCCCGTCGCCATAGACCTTGTGGTTAGTTAATCGCCCGCGCCGATAGTCGTCATTATCCATGGCCGGCAAATCGTCGTGAATTAAGGACATGGTATGCACCATTTCCAGGGCACAGGCAGTGGGCATGGCCATTTCAATCGTGCCGCCGGCCAGTTCGCAGGTGGCCAGACAGAGAATAGGGCGTAAGCGCTTACCCCCTGCCATAAGGGAATAACGCATGGCTTCGTAAATGGTTTCGGGATAGATAACCGGCAGGGCCTGATCGAGGGCCACCTCTACCTGGCGACGACGCTCTTGCAGATAGTCGGAGAGGTTAAAGGAGGATGCGTAAGGATCACGAGAGTTGGTCAACACCATGGTGAAGTTAGAAGTAAAACAGGCGACTAACAAATGCGGGAGAAACCACTAACCATCTATGTGAAAACGCTTGCAATAGCTCAATACCGTATTCTGTAACAGCATGGCAACCGTCATGGGACCAATTCCCCCAGGCACGGGGGTAATGGCTTGCACTAAAGGCTCCACAGCAGCAAAGTCTACATCCCCGACTAGCTTGCCTTTGCCGTTGGGGTGTTCAACCCGATTGATGCCAACGTCGATAACGGTGGTACCTGGGTTGACCATCCCGGCGGTGATGAGATGAGGACGCCCTACTGCTGTCACCAAAATATCAGCCTGACGGGTCACGGCGACGAGATCCCGAGTGCTGGAATGGGCAATGGTAACGGTGGCATTGGCGGCTAAGAGCATCAGGGCCATGGGTTTGCCCACCAGAATACTACGCCCGAGAACGACGGCGTGGCGACCGGCTATGGGCACATCGTAGGTCTGCAGTAAGTGCATCACTCCGGCCGGGGTACAGCTACGCAGACCGGGTTCTCCCCGAAGCAATCTACCCATGTTGATGGGATGTAGGCCATCGACGTCTTTGTCGGGGGCAATGCTATTGAGCAGGGTGACGGCGTCTAAATCCTGAGGTAGAGGAAGTTGCAGTAAGATGCCATCGACGCGATCGTCCTGATTCAGCTGCTGAATGTAGTTTAGTAGCTCTGTCTGGGGTGTAGAGGCTGGTAAGTGCTTGCCATAGGAGGCAATGCCGATGCGATCGCAAGCTCGATGTTTATTGCGGACGTAGGTAGCACTGGCCGGGTCATCGCCCACCATGATCACAGCTAGCCCTGGAGGCCGACCAGTCTTTGCCGTTAAGGTTTTCACCTGTTGGGCCAATGCTAGCTGAATCTCCTGAGCTAGTGCTTTACCGTCAAGACGCTGAGCCATCTCTCCCTACGTAAGTCATCCTAAATGACATCTAGCCCTCCATTGTCAGTAGCTTGGGGAATGCCTGCAACTATAGACATTCCTGCAACTATAGGCATTAAAGTATAGGCATTAAAGTATAGACATTAAAGGGCAGCGGAAGTCCAGCGTGGCAGCGATCATTCCTCCCTGTTCCCATTGCCTACCCGCCTTGGGCCCAGGGTTAACATGTCCTTCCTAGTCTCTCAGATTTTGTTCCCCCATGCGGTTATCGCCATCCTATCTCTGGGGTCTGAGCCAGTTAGCAATATTGCTCAGTATATGGGGATGTAGCACCTCGTCATCCCCCCCCCCTTCCGGTCTGCGTCGTCGGCTCGCCCTTCAGCCATTCCCATTTCTATTGAGGCTGTTCCCGATCAAGGAACAGCCCCGGTCTATTTGCAGGGCCGAGTCACCTCAAAAATTCCATTGCTCAACAGTGGCCTCTACCAACTGCGAGATCGCTCGGGCGACATCTGGATCTTGACCCAGGAGCCGCTGCCGCCGTTGCGCCATCAGGTATCATTGCGGGGACAGATTCACTATGAGCCCATTTTGATCGACGGACAAGACATAGGCGAGCATTATATTGAAGAGCTAGAACGTCTCTCAGAGACAATGCCTGCGCAATCATCTACTCCTTCAGCCCAGGGTGACCATTAGACTGCGGAATCAGGCCCTGACCCTATATTTCCGACGCCATTGCCTAGCTGATCCCAGCCTCTCTACGGACAACGATCAGAATCCTTGGTCCGATGCGCAGGCTGAAATGGTAGTCTCTAATTATTAGATGCTGTGTATAGATTTCTATCTGTGAGAGGACTAGGGCAGATGAAACGATTGTTAGGCCTATTAATTGCGTTGGGTGTACTGTTTACGTCCATGAGTGGTCTGTTTGCCCCGCCGGCAACAGCGGCACTACTCCATGGCAATGGGATGACATCTCTGGTGTTGGCAGAAGAGATTCGCAATCCCGTTGATGCCAAGCTAGGCACCGAGTACGGTTCGAAATTAGACCTGAATAATGCTAATGTTCAGGCCTTCACTGATTATCCTGGCTTATATCCCACCCTGGCCCGTAAGATTTTGACTAATGCTCCCTATGGTTCTGTGGAGGATGTCTTGAACTTACCGGGTCTAAGTGAGCGCCAAGTTCAGGTGTTAAAGGATAATCTCGATAACTTCACCGTGACTCCGCCGGATCCGGCCCTGGTAGAAGGGGCAGATCGGTTTAACAACGGCGTTTACAAGTAAACGGTTCCAGTCCCAATCCAGTTTTTGATTTCGCTCCGATCGATGGCCTGAAGATCACTATGTGGTCGTTCTAGGTACCTTGATCGGAGCGATTCTTGTAGCAACTGACATCACACTTGATATTACGAGTGCCAGCTAGTCAGTTGCCGCAGAATTGGCCATGGCGCGTTAAACTTGTCCAACGCTGCTGGTCAACGCCATATCTGAGTGAACTGTCTTGGTCCAGTCTTCCCTTCCAAATGCGATCGACGTGCTGGTGATTGGTAGCGGTGCAGCTGGGCTGTATGCTGCCCTGAGCCTGCCCCAAAGGCTACGGGTCTGTCTGATCACGAAAGATACCCTGGATCGATCGGCCAGTGATTGGGCTCAAGGGGGAATCGCTGCTGCGATCGCACCTGATGATTCCGTACACCTGCACATCGCTGACACTCTGCAGGCAGGAGGTGGACTCTGTGATCCAGATGCCGTCAGACAGCTAGCCGAGCACGCCTCCGATTGCATTGCCCACCTAGTGGACCTAGGGGTCGCCTTCGATCGCGACAACGGCCAGCTAGCCCTCACCCTAGAAGCCGCCCATTCTCGCCGCCGAGTGCTCCATGCCGCCGACACCACCGGCCATGCCGTGATCTCAACCCTGGTCCATACGGTCTTGGCCCGTCCTAATATCACTATTCTGGAACAGGCCTTCATCATCGACCTGTGGCTTGACTCAGCAGGCCATTGCTTGGGAGTCCTCAGTCTGTATCAGGGCAATCTCCACTGGTTTAGGGCGGCGGCAACAGTTTTGGCCACCGGTGGTGGCGGCCAGGTATTTGCCCAGACCACCAATCCCCCAGCCAGCACTGGCGACGGCGTTGCCATGGCCTGGCGAGCTGGGGCCCTGCTGCGGGACTTGGAATTCGTTCAATTTCATCCCACTGCCCTCACCTTGCCAAAAGCCCCGCGCTTCCTCATCAGTGAAGCCGTACGCGGTGAAGGGGCTCACCTAATCGACCACAGCGGCCATCGCTTCGCCTTCGACTACCATCCCCAAGGAGAGCTAGCCCCTCGAGATATCGTCAGTCGAGCCATTTTTTCCCACCTGCAAGCCCAAAAGAACGAGACTGGCGTAGTCTGGTTAGACCTGCGCCCAATTCCCACCGACCGGCTGCAGCAGAGATTCCCCAATATTCTCAAGGTCTGCCGTCAATGGGGCCTAGATCCCCTACAGGAGCGGATTCCCGTGTCCCCCGCCGCCCACTACTGGATGGGAGGCATCTGGACCGATCTAACCAGCGCCACCTCCTGTTCTGGCCTCTATGCCCTCGGAGAAACCGCCAGCACTGGTGTCCATGGAGCCAATCGGCTAGCCAGCAACTCCCTGCTAGAGTGCCTGGTATACGGTGCCCAGCTTAGGACCATTCCCATCCACGCCATTGCAGCCGTAGCCTGGTCTTCCCCTGTCCCTTTGTCGCCCTTAGAGCTGCCCTCGATAGATTGGCTAGCGTGGCGAGCCGCCCTAACTCAGTTACTCTGGCAAACTGCTGGAATCTGTCGGCATCAGGATCGGCTCGCCCCTGCCATTGATCGAGTGACCCAG
This portion of the Halomicronema hongdechloris C2206 genome encodes:
- the crtE gene encoding geranylgeranyl diphosphate synthase CrtE — encoded protein: MVLTNSRDPYASSFNLSDYLQERRRQVEVALDQALPVIYPETIYEAMRYSLMAGGKRLRPILCLATCELAGGTIEMAMPTACALEMVHTMSLIHDDLPAMDNDDYRRGRLTNHKVYGDGVAILAGDALLTYAFEYIACHTRGVPAERILAVVSDLGKAVGAAGLVGGQYVDLASEGDPDISLDTLDFIHTHKTAALLGVSVTSGAILAGASDTDIEHLSRYAQRIGLAFQIVDDVLDITATAEELGKSVGKDLRAKKATYPSFWGIEESRQQAQRLVNEAKAELQNFGELRQPLEAIANYITTRTY
- the psbU gene encoding photosystem II complex extrinsic protein PsbU is translated as MKRLLGLLIALGVLFTSMSGLFAPPATAALLHGNGMTSLVLAEEIRNPVDAKLGTEYGSKLDLNNANVQAFTDYPGLYPTLARKILTNAPYGSVEDVLNLPGLSERQVQVLKDNLDNFTVTPPDPALVEGADRFNNGVYK
- a CDS encoding MgPME-cyclase complex family protein; translation: MQTYYYAIASQRFLIEEEPLDEVLRERTRHYQEQNRPIDFWLIKQPAFLQAPELAEVRANCPQPAAAIVSTNQSFITWLKLRLEYVAVGSFEAPSDTIPEPLASLEAVS
- a CDS encoding pyridoxine 5'-phosphate synthase — its product is MPTLGVNIDHVATLRQARRTVEPDPVAAAVLAELGGADGITVHLREDRRHIQERDVRLLRQTVRSHLNLEMAATDEMVAVALDIQPDYITLVPERRQEVTTEGGLDVAGQRQRVGEVVATLQAAGIPVSLFIDADTPQIKAAADVQAQFIELHTGAYAEAKTELAQAQALEVLRSGCHQALELGLRVNAGHGLTYWNTYAVACLDGIEELNIGHTIISRAVLVGLERAVQDMKQVIHGNG
- the nadB gene encoding L-aspartate oxidase, whose translation is MVQSSLPNAIDVLVIGSGAAGLYAALSLPQRLRVCLITKDTLDRSASDWAQGGIAAAIAPDDSVHLHIADTLQAGGGLCDPDAVRQLAEHASDCIAHLVDLGVAFDRDNGQLALTLEAAHSRRRVLHAADTTGHAVISTLVHTVLARPNITILEQAFIIDLWLDSAGHCLGVLSLYQGNLHWFRAAATVLATGGGGQVFAQTTNPPASTGDGVAMAWRAGALLRDLEFVQFHPTALTLPKAPRFLISEAVRGEGAHLIDHSGHRFAFDYHPQGELAPRDIVSRAIFSHLQAQKNETGVVWLDLRPIPTDRLQQRFPNILKVCRQWGLDPLQERIPVSPAAHYWMGGIWTDLTSATSCSGLYALGETASTGVHGANRLASNSLLECLVYGAQLRTIPIHAIAAVAWSSPVPLSPLELPSIDWLAWRAALTQLLWQTAGICRHQDRLAPAIDRVTQWQTQLAQHPLSQLIETLTPATSYQLPETLSENTLRQWGELRNLLDSAWLILKSAAFRQESRGGHYRTDFPHTEVSWRTHTLVQGTRWWRSQPIMDPDE
- a CDS encoding sulfotransferase codes for the protein MKLPNFLIIGVQKAGTSSVYHYLKGHPQVYMSPIKEPNFLMRDWQSDPTTRVQRNKGKIRTLEAYCQLFQASQDEVAIGEASPNYLFHYQSAADQIQKYVPQAKLICILRNPVDRAYSDYLMHLRDAIHDKPRSLSEQIRYRAQQSFIIRKGFYYAPLKHFYTIFGREQLRVYLYDDLCESAVDFMQEIYRFLEVDSSFRPDVSRKAQVAQVPQNQWLNKLLRRENRARRVAATILRPLMSPQARHRLRAQLLNLNSKDKSQEPLRPEDRQQLIELYREDILKLQDLVHRDLSSWLT
- a CDS encoding divergent PAP2 family protein, which encodes MQNFSDIINNHVLLVALVACLLAQVVKALIEFVRHRKVNLRVLVETGGMPSAHSALVTALACGIGQTLGWSSPAFAVTSVFAIIVMYDAAGVRQAAGKQARVLNQIIDELFQEKPEFNEDRLKELLGHTPFQVIVGSMLGVVVSCLASPAY
- the folD gene encoding bifunctional methylenetetrahydrofolate dehydrogenase/methenyltetrahydrofolate cyclohydrolase FolD; this encodes MAQRLDGKALAQEIQLALAQQVKTLTAKTGRPPGLAVIMVGDDPASATYVRNKHRACDRIGIASYGKHLPASTPQTELLNYIQQLNQDDRVDGILLQLPLPQDLDAVTLLNSIAPDKDVDGLHPINMGRLLRGEPGLRSCTPAGVMHLLQTYDVPIAGRHAVVLGRSILVGKPMALMLLAANATVTIAHSSTRDLVAVTRQADILVTAVGRPHLITAGMVNPGTTVIDVGINRVEHPNGKGKLVGDVDFAAVEPLVQAITPVPGGIGPMTVAMLLQNTVLSYCKRFHIDG